From Chryseobacterium sp. H1D6B, a single genomic window includes:
- a CDS encoding helix-turn-helix transcriptional regulator, with translation MENQEVEIYNSVSEYNKMANQETLHPLVSVVDFSKSDPICQHRRTFGFYTIFLKDVMCGDMLYGKNSYDYQEGTLVFIAPGQTYGIYNKEKHIQPAGFALLFHPDLIKGTNLGKNINDYTFFSYDVHEALHLSEKEREIVLECFSNIKLELEQSIDKHSKSLIVNNIELFLNYCMRFYDRQFITRDHINQGFIGKFENLLDNYLKSDKPKNVGFPMVNYFADQLNLSANYFGDLIKKELGISAQEFIHNKLIEVAKEQIFNPEKSISEISYDLGFKYPQHFTRLFKSKVGVSPSEYKTMN, from the coding sequence ATGGAAAATCAAGAGGTTGAAATCTATAACAGCGTTTCGGAATATAATAAAATGGCCAATCAAGAAACCCTGCACCCACTGGTAAGTGTAGTTGATTTTTCAAAATCTGATCCTATCTGCCAGCACAGAAGAACGTTTGGTTTTTACACCATTTTTTTGAAGGATGTCATGTGCGGAGATATGCTTTATGGGAAAAACAGCTATGACTATCAGGAAGGAACATTGGTTTTCATTGCACCCGGCCAGACCTATGGAATTTACAACAAAGAAAAACATATTCAGCCTGCAGGTTTTGCGTTACTCTTTCATCCGGATCTTATTAAAGGAACCAATTTGGGTAAGAATATTAACGATTATACATTTTTCTCCTACGATGTACATGAAGCCCTGCATCTCTCTGAAAAAGAAAGAGAAATTGTTCTTGAATGCTTCTCAAATATTAAACTTGAACTGGAGCAGTCCATTGATAAACACAGCAAATCTTTAATTGTAAATAATATAGAACTTTTTTTAAATTACTGTATGCGTTTTTACGACCGCCAGTTTATTACCAGAGATCACATCAATCAGGGATTTATCGGGAAATTTGAAAACCTGTTGGATAATTATTTAAAATCTGATAAACCTAAAAATGTTGGATTCCCGATGGTGAACTATTTTGCGGATCAACTTAATCTTTCGGCGAATTATTTCGGGGATTTAATAAAAAAAGAACTGGGAATTTCTGCGCAGGAATTCATTCATAATAAATTGATAGAAGTTGCTAAAGAACAGATCTTTAATCCTGAAAAATCTATCAGTGAAATCTCTTACGATCTAGGGTTTAAATATCCACAGCATTTTACACGGTTATTCAAAAGTAAA
- a CDS encoding cupin domain-containing protein, which produces METFENKNIFPKGEKAPSEYFSGGTAWVQIIKPNNDELNCQIGNVIFEPGCRNNWHTHGGGQILIVTSGTGFFQEKGKPVQILNPGDVVNILPNVIHWHGASPESEFTHLAISTNTQNGIVEWMEPVTDEEYNNL; this is translated from the coding sequence ATGGAAACATTCGAAAACAAAAATATTTTTCCGAAAGGAGAAAAAGCACCTTCTGAATATTTTTCTGGAGGAACTGCCTGGGTACAGATCATAAAACCCAATAATGATGAGCTGAACTGCCAGATCGGCAACGTGATTTTTGAGCCGGGATGCAGAAATAACTGGCATACTCATGGCGGCGGACAGATTTTAATTGTAACTTCAGGAACCGGATTTTTTCAGGAAAAAGGAAAACCTGTACAAATATTAAATCCGGGAGATGTTGTAAATATACTTCCCAACGTAATTCACTGGCATGGTGCCAGCCCGGAAAGTGAGTTTACCCATCTCGCCATCAGTACGAATACCCAAAATGGAATTGTAGAATGGATGGAACCAGTAACAGACGAAGAGTATAACAACTTATAA
- a CDS encoding NAD(P)-dependent alcohol dehydrogenase, with translation MSTFSVKAFGTESKEAGLKEMSIERRDTTPQDVEIEILYCGVCHSDLHTARNDWGGTKYPAVPGHEIVGRITKIGNEVTKFKVGDLAAVGCLVDSCGTCESCKKDLEQYCLNGFTGTYNGNDKHLGGHTFGGYSEKVVVDESFVLRVPENLDLAAVAPLLCAGITTWSPLRHWNVGPDSKVAVVGLGGLGHMAIKLAKGLGAEVTLFSRTPGKTEDAKQLGADHVVISTDEEHMNSVKGKFDVIIDTVPYVHDVNPYVATLNISGTLVLVGYLGGLEPILNTVPMIMGRRSVAASLIGGIAETQEMLDFCGEHNIVSEIEMIKMGEINEAYERMLKSDVRYRFVIDMKSL, from the coding sequence ATGAGCACATTCTCAGTAAAAGCTTTCGGAACAGAGTCTAAGGAAGCAGGCTTAAAAGAAATGAGTATTGAAAGAAGAGATACCACTCCACAGGATGTAGAAATAGAAATTCTATACTGCGGAGTATGCCACTCAGACCTTCATACAGCAAGAAATGACTGGGGCGGAACTAAATATCCTGCAGTTCCGGGTCATGAAATTGTAGGCAGAATTACAAAAATCGGAAATGAAGTAACCAAGTTTAAGGTGGGTGATCTTGCGGCAGTAGGCTGTTTAGTTGATTCTTGCGGAACTTGTGAAAGCTGTAAAAAAGATTTAGAGCAGTACTGCTTAAATGGGTTTACAGGAACTTATAATGGTAATGATAAACATTTGGGAGGCCATACTTTTGGAGGATATTCTGAAAAAGTAGTGGTAGACGAAAGTTTCGTTTTAAGAGTCCCTGAAAATTTAGATCTGGCTGCTGTAGCACCGCTTCTTTGTGCTGGAATTACTACTTGGTCTCCATTGAGACACTGGAACGTTGGTCCAGATTCTAAAGTGGCAGTTGTAGGGTTAGGAGGACTTGGGCATATGGCGATTAAGCTGGCTAAAGGTTTAGGAGCAGAAGTTACTTTATTCTCCAGAACTCCGGGAAAAACAGAAGATGCAAAACAATTAGGTGCTGATCACGTGGTTATTTCTACAGATGAAGAGCACATGAACTCTGTAAAAGGAAAATTCGATGTCATTATTGACACTGTTCCTTATGTACATGATGTGAATCCTTATGTTGCTACTTTAAATATCAGCGGAACTCTTGTTTTAGTAGGATATTTAGGTGGTTTGGAGCCTATTTTAAATACTGTTCCTATGATCATGGGAAGAAGATCTGTAGCCGCTTCTTTAATCGGGGGTATTGCTGAGACTCAGGAAATGCTAGATTTCTGCGGAGAACATAATATCGTTTCTGAAATTGAAATGATAAAAATGGGAGAAATTAATGAAGCCTATGAAAGAATGCTGAAAAGCGATGTAAGATACCGTTTCGTGATTGATATGAAATCTTTGTAA
- a CDS encoding helix-turn-helix domain-containing protein: protein MTAIKESSTIQKNRKEILDQCPVMYVMGKIGGFWKPIILFNLSTGEKRYSELKRAIPEVTEKMLIQHLKQLEADGLIIRTAKPVVPPHVTYTLSEAGSELGTVIDAMAEWAFQDMKKTYQTV, encoded by the coding sequence ATGACAGCAATTAAAGAAAGTTCTACGATTCAGAAGAACAGAAAGGAGATATTAGACCAGTGCCCTGTAATGTATGTGATGGGAAAGATAGGAGGTTTTTGGAAACCTATTATTTTGTTTAATCTTTCAACAGGGGAGAAAAGATACAGTGAACTTAAAAGAGCAATTCCAGAGGTGACAGAAAAAATGCTGATCCAGCATCTTAAACAGCTGGAAGCGGATGGATTGATCATCAGAACAGCAAAACCGGTCGTACCGCCACATGTTACTTATACATTAAGCGAGGCAGGGAGTGAGCTGGGAACGGTAATTGATGCTATGGCAGAATGGGCTTTCCAGGATATGAAAAAAACGTATCAGACAGTATAA
- a CDS encoding NAD(P)H-binding protein — MKIIVTGSLGNTAKPLAQQLIAEGHEITIISSSDSKKTEIESLGAKAAIGSINDLDFLTKTFEGADAVFAMTPPNMGEDNIIENTVNAGKNYAEAVKKTGVKRMVMLSSVGADSPVDNGPIAGLHHIEKLYNELENTSVTFLRAGYFYINFFNDIPLIKNAGIIGGNYSGNINIPLVHPNDIAKAAAEELVKNSTGKSVRYIVSDTRKASDFASVLGAAIGNPELPWVEFTDEQSLDGMKQAGLPEEMAHLYVEMGKGIRTGVVQADFIEHGSPVDGKIKLEEFAKEFASQY; from the coding sequence ATGAAAATTATTGTAACAGGTTCTCTAGGGAACACAGCAAAACCACTGGCACAGCAATTAATTGCAGAAGGACATGAAATTACCATAATCAGCAGCAGTGATTCTAAAAAAACTGAGATCGAATCTTTAGGAGCAAAAGCGGCCATCGGTTCTATTAATGATTTAGATTTTCTTACAAAAACATTTGAAGGAGCAGACGCTGTATTTGCAATGACTCCGCCAAACATGGGTGAGGATAACATCATTGAAAATACAGTCAATGCAGGAAAAAATTATGCTGAAGCTGTAAAAAAAACAGGTGTAAAACGAATGGTCATGTTAAGCAGCGTAGGTGCAGATTCTCCTGTTGACAACGGCCCTATTGCGGGACTTCACCATATAGAAAAATTATATAATGAACTGGAAAATACTTCTGTCACTTTCCTAAGAGCAGGCTATTTTTATATTAATTTCTTTAATGATATTCCATTGATTAAAAATGCCGGAATTATCGGCGGGAATTATTCAGGAAACATCAATATCCCATTGGTTCATCCTAATGATATTGCTAAAGCGGCAGCGGAAGAGCTGGTAAAAAATTCAACTGGTAAAAGTGTACGATATATTGTAAGCGATACACGTAAAGCATCTGATTTTGCATCAGTTTTAGGGGCTGCAATCGGGAATCCAGAGCTTCCTTGGGTGGAATTCACAGATGAACAGTCTTTAGACGGAATGAAACAGGCAGGTCTTCCTGAAGAAATGGCTCATTTGTACGTTGAAATGGGTAAAGGAATTAGAACAGGTGTTGTTCAGGCCGATTTTATTGAGCATGGATCACCCGTTGACGGTAAAATTAAACTAGAGGAATTTGCTAAAGAGTTTGCTTCTCAATATTAA
- a CDS encoding ectonucleotide pyrophosphatase/phosphodiesterase: MKRGLYFLLLIFSLTLAAQKTPVDTAQVIIPNRYNSVDAQTKPYVIMISTDGFRYDYAKKYNAENLLKFSNEGVRAKAMIPSYPSITFPNHWSLITGLYPSHHGLIDNFFYDYKRKEFYAMSDKKNAEDGSWYGGVPLWGLAEKQGMVSASVMWVGSASDAGGKRPTYYYPYHEKFTPSEKVDRVIDWLKLPMDKRPHFISLYFPEVDGSGHHFGPESKETEDAVHLIDNAIGELVQKVNNLGLKNVNFVFVSDHGMIKVDGGTSLEIPAVLFNKERFDFYNSQTLLRVVVKNSAETKAVYKELKAGKTDDYEVYLDKRLPKYLHFGTKDDQYNRIGQILLIPKAPKIFLEKGKKTSVGKHGYNPRLVPEMKATFFAWGPEFKNNVVVDEFSNVNVYPLVAEILGLKIEQPIDGKLKVLKETLKK, translated from the coding sequence ATGAAGCGAGGACTGTATTTTTTACTGCTTATTTTTTCTTTAACACTGGCTGCACAGAAAACGCCGGTGGATACTGCTCAGGTCATAATTCCTAATAGGTACAACAGCGTTGATGCACAGACGAAGCCTTATGTGATCATGATCTCAACGGACGGCTTCCGTTATGATTACGCTAAAAAATATAACGCAGAAAATCTTTTAAAGTTTTCTAATGAAGGAGTTCGGGCGAAAGCAATGATCCCAAGTTATCCGAGTATTACATTTCCTAACCACTGGAGTCTGATTACTGGATTATATCCATCTCATCACGGATTAATTGATAACTTTTTCTATGATTACAAGAGAAAAGAGTTCTATGCAATGAGTGATAAAAAAAATGCTGAAGATGGAAGCTGGTATGGGGGAGTTCCATTATGGGGACTGGCTGAAAAGCAGGGTATGGTTTCAGCTTCTGTAATGTGGGTGGGCTCTGCAAGTGATGCGGGAGGAAAAAGACCAACCTATTATTATCCTTATCATGAGAAATTTACGCCTTCTGAAAAGGTTGATAGAGTTATTGATTGGTTAAAACTGCCGATGGATAAAAGACCGCATTTTATTTCATTATATTTCCCTGAAGTAGATGGAAGCGGACACCACTTCGGGCCGGAATCTAAAGAAACAGAAGATGCTGTTCATCTGATTGATAACGCAATAGGAGAGCTGGTTCAAAAAGTGAATAATTTAGGACTGAAAAACGTAAATTTTGTTTTCGTTTCCGACCACGGAATGATAAAAGTTGACGGCGGAACCTCTTTAGAAATTCCTGCAGTACTTTTCAATAAAGAGAGGTTCGATTTTTATAATTCTCAGACATTATTGAGAGTGGTAGTGAAAAATTCAGCAGAAACTAAAGCGGTCTATAAAGAACTTAAAGCTGGTAAAACAGATGACTATGAAGTGTATTTAGACAAAAGGCTTCCTAAATATTTACATTTCGGAACTAAAGATGATCAGTACAACAGGATAGGACAGATTCTTCTCATTCCAAAAGCTCCAAAAATATTTTTGGAAAAAGGAAAGAAAACATCAGTCGGGAAACATGGTTATAATCCAAGACTTGTTCCTGAAATGAAAGCGACATTTTTTGCCTGGGGGCCGGAGTTTAAAAATAATGTAGTTGTGGATGAATTTTCGAATGTAAATGTTTATCCTTTAGTTGCTGAAATATTAGGTTTGAAAATTGAACAGCCTATTGACGGGAAATTGAAAGTTTTAAAAGAAACTTTGAAGAAATAA
- a CDS encoding GNAT family N-acetyltransferase — translation MEFKNLENIDIQELLSVFNHSFSDYLIHFHLTQEQLKSKINTEKIDKSLSVGAFQSGQMVSFILHAEKIEDGQRIIYNAGTGIIPDYRGQGLVRKMYDHILPVLQDRKADILTLEVLEENQPAVRAYTNLGFSITRKLLCFKGNIQCKEKDSDILIQEMKNPQWEKFRSFWDIQPSWQNSVMVLERMNEDCVILGAYKKEKLAGYAVYNPLTRKVHQISVDKIHRKKGIGTKLFGAIKQINEGEAVSINNVDDTSENTSQFLTAMGLHNWVSQFEMAYKIQIQELQ, via the coding sequence ATGGAATTCAAAAACCTTGAAAATATTGACATACAGGAACTTTTATCAGTGTTTAATCATTCTTTTTCTGATTATCTGATTCATTTTCATTTAACACAGGAACAGTTGAAATCAAAAATCAATACTGAAAAAATTGATAAGAGTCTTTCTGTGGGTGCCTTTCAATCAGGCCAGATGGTTTCTTTTATTCTTCATGCTGAAAAAATAGAAGATGGACAGCGGATTATATATAATGCTGGTACAGGAATAATTCCAGACTATCGCGGCCAAGGATTAGTCAGAAAAATGTATGATCATATTCTTCCGGTATTACAAGATAGAAAAGCAGATATTTTGACACTCGAAGTTCTTGAGGAGAATCAGCCTGCTGTCAGGGCTTATACTAACTTAGGTTTCAGTATTACCCGTAAATTACTTTGTTTCAAAGGAAATATTCAATGTAAAGAAAAAGATTCTGATATCCTGATACAGGAAATGAAAAATCCTCAATGGGAAAAATTCAGGTCTTTTTGGGATATTCAACCCTCGTGGCAGAATTCTGTTATGGTACTTGAACGGATGAATGAAGACTGTGTAATTCTAGGTGCATATAAAAAAGAAAAGCTTGCAGGATATGCTGTTTACAATCCCCTGACAAGAAAAGTACATCAAATTTCTGTTGATAAAATCCATAGAAAAAAGGGCATTGGGACGAAGCTTTTTGGGGCGATAAAACAAATAAATGAAGGAGAGGCCGTATCGATAAATAATGTAGATGATACTTCTGAAAACACTTCCCAGTTTCTTACTGCAATGGGGCTTCACAATTGGGTTTCACAATTTGAGATGGCTTACAAAATTCAAATTCAAGAACTGCAGTAA
- a CDS encoding T9SS type A sorting domain-containing protein produces the protein MKKVLLVFSLALAGFAGAQFSSGTVSLGSTGMTVKLDTTPALATITLTGSDTSYLGIGFGSSGMASGADGFIYNSSTNRDYTFSGIGITPTADAVQDWTQTSNTASGGIRTVVATRSLSGGTGDTAIPNAAGNISIFFAKGPTTALSSGYHGGGNRGYATLNMTASLGTTEITAESKKIILYPNPAKETVNFKNADKIKSIDIYEAAGRKVKSAKLNGENISVSDLKSGSYYFEIMLKDGTLSFEKLIKE, from the coding sequence ATGAAAAAAGTTTTACTAGTATTTAGTTTAGCTCTGGCTGGTTTTGCTGGAGCGCAGTTTTCCTCAGGGACAGTAAGTCTGGGGTCGACCGGAATGACTGTAAAGTTGGATACAACGCCTGCTTTAGCGACAATAACTCTTACAGGAAGTGATACCTCTTATCTTGGAATAGGTTTTGGTAGCAGCGGAATGGCAAGTGGAGCAGATGGGTTTATTTATAACTCTTCTACTAACAGAGATTATACTTTTAGCGGGATAGGCATTACACCTACTGCTGATGCTGTTCAAGACTGGACACAGACTTCTAATACTGCTTCGGGAGGGATAAGAACAGTGGTAGCAACAAGGTCTCTTTCAGGAGGCACAGGAGATACGGCTATCCCTAATGCGGCGGGAAATATCAGTATATTTTTTGCTAAAGGCCCCACCACTGCTTTGTCAAGCGGCTATCATGGAGGAGGGAATAGAGGATATGCAACTTTAAATATGACGGCATCTTTAGGAACTACCGAGATTACAGCGGAGAGTAAAAAAATCATTTTATATCCAAATCCGGCTAAAGAAACAGTTAATTTTAAAAATGCAGATAAAATTAAATCTATTGACATTTATGAGGCAGCAGGAAGAAAAGTAAAATCTGCAAAACTTAATGGTGAAAATATCAGTGTTTCTGATCTAAAATCGGGAAGTTACTATTTTGAAATTATGCTGAAAGACGGAACTTTATCTTTCGAAAAATTGATCAAGGAATAA
- a CDS encoding ankyrin repeat domain-containing protein, translating into MKNLILLLSAFLSFSLISAQEKSKSIFDTARSGTVAEVKEQMKKNPDVINQTNESGFSPLILACYRGNVEVADFLIDHVKDINYTSQEGTALAGLSVKYNKKLAEHLLKKNADPNIPDATGSTPLFWAVKFGNKELIELLLRYKADKSKKDSMGMTPFEYALQTNNKEIINLLKN; encoded by the coding sequence ATGAAAAATTTAATCTTATTACTGAGTGCTTTTCTGAGCTTTTCATTGATATCAGCTCAGGAAAAATCAAAATCTATTTTTGATACTGCAAGAAGCGGAACGGTAGCAGAAGTTAAAGAACAGATGAAAAAGAATCCCGATGTTATTAACCAGACTAACGAAAGCGGTTTTTCACCTCTTATTTTGGCCTGCTACAGAGGGAATGTAGAAGTAGCCGATTTTTTAATAGATCATGTAAAGGACATTAATTATACAAGCCAGGAAGGAACGGCTTTGGCAGGACTTTCTGTAAAATATAATAAAAAGCTGGCAGAGCATTTATTAAAGAAAAATGCTGATCCTAATATACCAGATGCTACGGGATCTACACCGTTGTTCTGGGCGGTGAAATTCGGGAATAAAGAATTAATAGAATTACTGCTTAGATATAAAGCTGATAAGTCTAAAAAAGATTCAATGGGAATGACTCCATTTGAATACGCTTTGCAGACAAACAATAAAGAAATCATCAATCTCTTAAAAAATTAA
- a CDS encoding YceI family protein yields the protein MKKLVLFIASVFFANFALAQKYISKTGKVTFEASVPLFEDIYAQDDNNVVVINTDTGDMASITMVKNFHFKVKLMEEHFNENYAETSKYPKATFTGKILNFDKTKLSASPQKYTVQGTLNFHGVDKAVSSTASISSKDGKIYVQGNFTAKPVDFNVTIPKMVTKKVAENVNVGYNYVLSKQ from the coding sequence ATGAAAAAATTAGTATTATTTATTGCTTCGGTATTTTTTGCCAATTTTGCTTTAGCTCAAAAATATATTTCTAAAACAGGAAAAGTGACGTTTGAGGCGTCTGTTCCGTTATTTGAAGATATTTATGCACAGGACGACAATAATGTGGTTGTCATCAATACCGATACGGGAGATATGGCTTCTATTACCATGGTGAAAAATTTCCATTTCAAAGTGAAATTGATGGAAGAGCATTTTAATGAAAATTATGCCGAAACTTCGAAATATCCGAAAGCCACTTTTACAGGCAAGATATTAAATTTCGACAAAACTAAACTCTCTGCATCACCACAGAAATATACCGTTCAGGGAACACTTAATTTCCATGGGGTAGATAAAGCTGTTTCTTCAACCGCTTCTATTTCTTCTAAAGATGGAAAGATCTATGTGCAGGGAAACTTTACAGCAAAACCTGTTGATTTTAATGTAACAATTCCTAAAATGGTTACCAAGAAAGTAGCAGAAAATGTAAATGTTGGATATAATTATGTACTGTCGAAACAATGA